In uncultured Desulfovibrio sp., the sequence CCGCCTGACCATCAGCGTGGGCGGCTGCTGGAAGATGGGCGCCCCATGGCCCCCGTCGGCTGACGCTTCCCTGCGGGCCATGGCCCAGCCGCATACGACCGGCCTGACCCTGCGCTGCGAGGACCTGAAACACTGGGATTCCAGTCTGCTGGTTTTTTTGGTGCGGTGCATCCGGGCTGCCCAGGAGCACGGCCTGCCTGTGCAGCGCGACCTGCCCCACGGCCTGGAACGCCTGGTCCATCTGGCCTTTGCCGTGCCGGCCAAGCAGGGCGCCTCCCGCAGCAAGGAGCAGGAAGGCCCAGTGGCCCGCCTGGGCGGGGCAGTGCTGGCCCTGCCCGGCAAGCTCCGCGAATTCACCGCCTTTGTGGGCGATGCCACCCTGGCCATCCTGCGCTTCTGCACCGGACGCTCGCACATGCGCATGCAGGACCTCATGGCCGCCATGTACGAATGCGGCGTGCTGGCCCTGCCCATCATTTCCCTGACCAGTCTGCTGTTCGGCCTTATCCTGGCCTTTGTGGGCGCGGTGCAGCTCACGCAGTTCGGCGCCCAGATCTATGTGGCGGGGCTGGTGGGCATCGGCATGCTGCGCGTCATGGGCGCCATCATGGTGGGTGTGGTCATGGCCGGCCGGGTGGGGGCCTCCTTTGCGGCCCTCATCGGCACCATGCAGGTCAATGAAGAGGTGGATGCCCTGGTCACCCTGGGAATCTCGCCCATGGACTTTCTGGTGCTGCCGCGCATGCTGGCCCTCACGGCCATGATTCCCCTGCTCACCCTCTATGCCGATCTCATGGGCATTCTGGGCGGCTTTGTGGTGGGCGTGGGCATGCTGGACCTCAACCCGCTGGAATACCTCAGCGCCACCGTCACCATGGTATCTTTCCGCCACGGCATCATCGGCCTGGTCTATGCGGCCGTCTTCGGGGTCATCATTGCCCTGACGGGCTGCTATCAGGGCATGCGCTGCGGCCGCAGCGCCCAGGCCGTGGGCCAGGCCACCACCACGGCGGTGGTGCACGGCATTGTGGGCATCATTGTGGCCACCTCTGTCATTACCGTTCTCTGCAACGTGCTGGGGGTCTAGATCATGGACAGCGCACCGGCCGCCTCCCCGCAGACCCCCCCGGCACAGCACAGGCCGCCGCGCCTGCGCGTGCGTGACCTCACCGTGGGCTACGGCTCCTTTGTGCTCATGCAGGACGTGAATTTCGACGTGGCCGAAGACGACGTCTTTCTCATCATGGGCGGATCGGGCTGCGGCAAAAGCTCGCTGCTGCGCGTGCTCATGGGTCTCAAGGCCCCGCAGTCCGGACACGTCTTCTACGGCGAAACGGACCTCTGGGCCTGTACGGAACAGGAGCGCCGCCGCCTGCTGCAACGCACGGGCGTGCTCTTTCAGGGCGGGGCGCTGTGGAGTTCCATGACGCTGGCCGAGAACGTGGGCCTGCCCCTGCAACAGTATACCACGCTCTCTCCCGCTGAAATCCGGGATCAGGCCGCCCTCAAGCTGGCGCTGGCGGGTCTGGCGGGCTTCGAGGATTACTATCCCTCGGAAATCAGCGGCGGCATGCGCAAGCGTGCCGGCCTGGCCCGTGCCCTGGCCCTGGACCCGGAAATCCTTTTTCTGGATGAGCCTTCCGCCGGGCTGGACCCGGTCAGCTCGCGCCTGCTGGATGATCTCATCCTCGAGCTGCGCGACTCGCTGGGCACCACCTTTGTCATCGTTTCCCACGAGCTGGCCAGCATCTTCACCGTGGCCAGCAACAGCATCTTTCTGGATGCGCAGACGCGCCGGGTCACGGCGTCGGGCAATCCAAGCCTGCTGGTACGCGACCCCCACACGGAAGAACAAGCCATGCGCTTTCTTACCCGCGGCGCGTCAGGCCAAGCCCCGTCACCGGACAGAACCGGCGGGACCACAAGGACTACCGCATGAGTCAATCCCGTTCCAAAGTGGCCGTAGGCAGCTTTGTTCTCGGTGCCCTGGCCCTGCTTGTGCTGGGCATTGCCCTTCTGGGGGGCGGCAATCTTCTGAGCGACGATCTGGAATACCGGCTGTATTTCGACGGCTCGGTAAGCGGCCTTTCCGTGGGCGCGCCCGTGGTCTTTCGCGGGGTGCCCCTGGGCAGCGTGACGCATATCAGTCTGGAAGCCAATCCCCGCGATGGCAGCGTCACCATTCCCGTACACATCCGCATCAACGAACGTGCCATCGGCACTTCCCGCCCGCGGGAGCACTTTACGGACGAGGAGCGCATCGCAGTGCTGGGCAAGCTGGTGCAGCGCGGCCTGCGGGCGCGCCTGCAACTCCAGAGCCTCATCACCGGCCAGTATCGCGTGGAGCTGGATTTCTACCCCAATGCCCCGGCCAAGTACCGTTCCAATGACCCGCGGACGGAAATCCCCACCATGACCTCGCCCATCGACCAGCTGCAACGCAGCCTGGCCTCGCTGCCGCTCAAGGAGATGACCCTTTCGCTCCAGGATGTGCTGACGCGCCTGTCCGACATCCTGGCGTCCAGCGATATCGAACGCGGCCTCAAAAACTTTGCCGACACCTTCGGCGAAGCGCACCACCTGCTGCTGGC encodes:
- a CDS encoding ABC transporter permease, with the translated sequence MEASPQVSFARTQDRLTISVGGCWKMGAPWPPSADASLRAMAQPHTTGLTLRCEDLKHWDSSLLVFLVRCIRAAQEHGLPVQRDLPHGLERLVHLAFAVPAKQGASRSKEQEGPVARLGGAVLALPGKLREFTAFVGDATLAILRFCTGRSHMRMQDLMAAMYECGVLALPIISLTSLLFGLILAFVGAVQLTQFGAQIYVAGLVGIGMLRVMGAIMVGVVMAGRVGASFAALIGTMQVNEEVDALVTLGISPMDFLVLPRMLALTAMIPLLTLYADLMGILGGFVVGVGMLDLNPLEYLSATVTMVSFRHGIIGLVYAAVFGVIIALTGCYQGMRCGRSAQAVGQATTTAVVHGIVGIIVATSVITVLCNVLGV
- a CDS encoding ATP-binding cassette domain-containing protein translates to MDSAPAASPQTPPAQHRPPRLRVRDLTVGYGSFVLMQDVNFDVAEDDVFLIMGGSGCGKSSLLRVLMGLKAPQSGHVFYGETDLWACTEQERRRLLQRTGVLFQGGALWSSMTLAENVGLPLQQYTTLSPAEIRDQAALKLALAGLAGFEDYYPSEISGGMRKRAGLARALALDPEILFLDEPSAGLDPVSSRLLDDLILELRDSLGTTFVIVSHELASIFTVASNSIFLDAQTRRVTASGNPSLLVRDPHTEEQAMRFLTRGASGQAPSPDRTGGTTRTTA
- a CDS encoding MlaD family protein, whose amino-acid sequence is MSQSRSKVAVGSFVLGALALLVLGIALLGGGNLLSDDLEYRLYFDGSVSGLSVGAPVVFRGVPLGSVTHISLEANPRDGSVTIPVHIRINERAIGTSRPREHFTDEERIAVLGKLVQRGLRARLQLQSLITGQYRVELDFYPNAPAKYRSNDPRTEIPTMTSPIDQLQRSLASLPLKEMTLSLQDVLTRLSDILASSDIERGLKNFADTFGEAHHLLLASRETQQAITMAATDLSRLSAQAAGSLPASLTSLSQTLEAYRQVALSTQALVGRNAPAVNELQSLLREANAAMRALRALAETLQRNPESLLLGRHGGRR